One genomic window of Elusimicrobiaceae bacterium includes the following:
- a CDS encoding sigma-70 family RNA polymerase sigma factor → MQFEELYETFFIRVYNYARYRCETDTEAEDLTACIFEKLYRKFNSYNADKSPIEAWIFTIAHSVTVDFFRRKKIHSWFSFTPQQEENLPADDNPAHTLERTSLEEELQAALEVLTIQERELINLHYYQHLKQTEIAAITGLSQSNVGVLLHRAVKKLKFKLGNEL, encoded by the coding sequence ATGCAGTTTGAAGAATTGTATGAAACTTTCTTTATACGTGTTTACAACTATGCACGTTACCGCTGTGAGACGGATACGGAAGCGGAAGATTTAACGGCGTGTATTTTTGAAAAATTGTATAGAAAGTTTAATTCATACAATGCAGATAAATCCCCTATTGAGGCGTGGATTTTTACCATTGCCCATAGTGTAACGGTAGATTTTTTCCGGCGTAAGAAAATCCATTCTTGGTTTTCGTTTACACCACAGCAAGAAGAAAATTTACCTGCCGATGATAATCCGGCCCACACGTTGGAACGAACCTCCTTGGAGGAAGAACTGCAAGCTGCTTTAGAGGTGTTGACAATCCAAGAGCGAGAGCTTATCAACCTGCATTATTATCAGCATCTTAAACAGACCGAGATTGCCGCTATTACAGGGCTCTCACAAAGTAACGTAGGTGTTCTTTTACACCGGGCCGTTAAGAAGTTAAAATTTAAATTAGGAAATGAGCTATGA